The sequence ACTGCCCTATGGCAATAGAATCTTCAGATGCTGCGTCCCAAATCACGAATGCATTCACATCCATGTGTGAGGCAAAATGAGGCAGAAGTTCTTTTCGATTTCCGGTTAGCACATTGACTACCCCGCCCGGAACATCAGATGTGGCAATGACTTCGGCCATGGAAATAGCACAAGTCGACAAATCCTCTGAAGCCAAAACTATAGCCGTATTTCCGCCACAGATGGCCGGAATAAAAGCTTCTAAAAACCCAAGCAGTGCCGACGTATTTGAAGCAAAGGAAGCCACAACACCAGTGGGTTCAGGTACTGAAAAGTTAAAATGTGATGAAGCCACCGGGTTTACAGAACTAAACACTTGCACATATTTATCGCACCAGCCCGCATAGTGAACGAGGTAGTGTACAGAGGCAGAAAACTCTTGATGAGCACGCTTTTCAGTATATCCCAAATCCTTCATCTCTTTTACAAAAAGCTCTTTCTTTTGCTGGAGCATTTCTGCAATGCGATAGATAATTTGAGATCGGTTATAAGCCGACTTAGCAGCCCAACCTCCTTGGGCCTTGCGGGCAGCTACTACTGCATTTCTAAAGTCTTTTCGCGAAGACAGACACATATTGGCAATCAGCTTATCCGAGCTGTTTCGAACCGGATAGAAACGACCGCTTTCGGTCCTCGGAAAAGCTCCGCCGATGTACAGTTTGTATGTTTTCATAACTGCTATGCCTTCTGATGATGTTGTTTCTTTCTTGGCCATTATTCCTGCAAGTTTAAGTAAGCAGACAGTCCGTGAATTCCACCCTCTCTGCCAAATCCTGACTCTTTGTACCCACCAAAGGGTGAAGTTGGATCGAACTTGTTGAACGTATTTGCCCAGACTATTCCTGCCTTGAGCCTTGAAGTCAAATTGAAAATCTTGGAACCCTTGTCAGTCCACACACCTGCTGAAAGTCCGTATGGTGTGTTGTTGGATTTGTCAATCACTTCGTCAATGGTCCTAAAAGTCTGCATGGCCAGCACAGGTCCAAAAATTTCTTCTTTTGAAATAATGCTGCTTTGGGAGACATTGGTAAACAAAGTCGGCTTGCACCAATAGCCTTTCTTGGGAACAGCTACCTGAGATTGATACATCTCAAATCCGTCCTTTTCTCCCGCTTTCAAATACTTTTCAATGGTTTGGAGTTGGCCTTTCGAGTTGATTGCACCTACATCTGTGTTCTTATCCATCGGGTCGCCGACAATAAGCTGATTCATGCGGTGCTTCAGCTTTCGGATTACCTCATCAGCCACATTCTCCTCAACGAACAGGCGAGAACCCGCACAGCAAACATGGCCTTGATTGAAGTAAATACCATTAACAATCCCTTCTACCGCTTGATCTATAGCCGCATCTTCAAAAACTATATTTGCCGCTTTACCTCCTAGCTCAAGGGTTAATCTGGTCGACGTACCGGCTAGTGAACGACGGATCATCTTACCAACTTCTGTTGAGCCGGTGAAGGCAATTTTGTCAACATCTGGATGCTCTACCAGCGCCTTGCCTGTTTCACCTGCTCCGGTTACAATATTCACGACTCCGTCGGGTAGGCCAGCATCTCGAATCAATTCGGCCAGCTTCATGGCTGTAAGCGAGGTAGTCTCTGCGGGCTTTAGGACAACGGTGTTTCCACAGGCCAATGCGGGCGCTAACTTCCACGCAGCCATGAGAAGCGGAAAATTCCAAGGGATAATTTGTCCGACCACACCGATTGATGTGGGAGAGCTATTCGCGAAAGCATAATCTAATTTATCGGCCCAACCTGCATGATAGAAAAAGTGTGCTGCTGCTAATGGAACGTCGACATCTCTGGATTCTCGAATGGGTTTTCCACCGTCCAAAGATTCGATCACGGCAAACTCTCTGGCACGTTCTTGCATTAAGCGGGCTATGCGATAGATGTACTTTCCTCTTTCTGCAGCCGAGATCTTTGACCAAGTGGTGTCATATGCTTTACGTGCAGCTTTCACTGCCTTGTCCACATCTTTCTCTCCCGCCAATGCAATTTCACTCAAGCTTTCCTCTGTAGCTGGATTTATAGTTTTGAAATACTTTTTTGAGGAAGGAGGCACAAACTTTCCGTTGATGAAAAGGTCGTATCGCTTATCGATAGTAACGTGTCCTGTGCTTTCAGGAGCAGGAGATAAATCCCAAGAAATATCTTTTTTTGTTTTGGCCATAATTAGTCGAGGGCAAAGTAATTTGCAGATTGATAGATTCCCGTTTCTTGTTTCACCAGTTGCTTCAGTAAATCATTTGCCAGAGAACTCGCTCCAAAGCGAAACCATTCGTTGGTCAACCAAGCTTCACCAAGTGTTTCTTTTACCATAATAAGATAGTGTAGCGCAAGTTTGGAGTTTGATATTCCGCCGGCAGGTTTCATTCCTACCATTTTACCGGTAGCGTGATAATGATCTCGAATGGCTTCCAGCATGACCAAAGTGACGGGCAAAGTGGCAGCCGGGCTGATCTTACCCGTTGAGGTTTTAATAAAATCGGCTCCGGCGGAAATAGCAATCTGAGAGGCAAAATAAACAGCATCTAGATTTCCGAGCTCACCGGTTTCCAAGATAACCTTCAATCTAGCTTTTCCGCAAGCTTCCTTTACCGCGGAGATTTCGTCGAACACATAAGCGTAATCGCCTTGGTGAAAGCGACCACGGGAAATGACCATATCGATTTCGTCAGCGCCTTCGGCCACCGCTTCTTTGGTTTCGTCAAGTTTGTATTTCAAAAAGGACTGTCCTGAAGGGAATGCAGTAGATACTGACGCCACTTTGATTCCCTTATGTGCTACAAGAGACTTGGCCAACTTCACGAAAGTGGGGTAAACACAAACTGCCGCCACATGGGGCAGATCGGGCAGACTATGATGCAAATGAGCAGCCTTGTGGCAAAGCTGACGGACTTTTCCTTCCGTATCTTTTCCTTCAAGAGTGGTCAAATCAATCATATTCAAGGCCATTTTAAGACCTTGTTTCTTCGCGTCTGTCTTGATACTTCGAGATTGAAAGCGAGCACATCGCTCTTCTACTCCAACCTGATCAATGGCTTTTCGCCTAATATTGGAGAGACTAAATGTAGATTTTGCCAATTAGCTGGTTTTTTTCAAATATAGAAAATCAACTTGACCAGATGACAAAACAAAAAAAGCCCTACAAAATGCAGGGCTTTCAATTTTCTGATCAGATGTTCTTAACGTAGAGTAAACCTGATTGGTAAGTTGTATTGAACTTTTACCGATTTACCCCTTTGTTTTCCAGGAGACCATTTTGGCATACTCTCCACTACGCGGATGGCTTCTTCATCGCAACCCCCGCCAATAGACCTTAGCACTTTCACGTCCTTAACGCTACCTTGTTCGTTTACCACGAAAGTCACGTAAACCGTACCTTGAATACCCGCATCTTTTGCAATAGCAGGGTATTTGATGTTCTTACCAAGATATTTCATCAATGCCGCTTCTCCTCCGGGAAAACTTGGCATCTCCTCCACGATAGTGAAGATTTGTTCCTCAACAACCTCTTCTTCAGCCTCTTCGATAAACTCGATCTCAGTATCTTCATCGACCTCAAGATCTTCAATAACGAGCTCTTCCTCGATTTCCTCTTCATCTTCTACAATTTCAATAACCGTAGTAGGTGCCGGAGGTGGAGGTGGAGGTGGAGGCTGTTGTTGTGAAATAGGGATAATCTCTTCTTCGATCAAATCCAATTCGAGTTCTCCCAAATCTTTTACTTCAGTTTCATAAGCCTTCCATTCAAATGCTACTAAAACCAAGGCTAGAGAAAACAACAAACCTATTATGATGAGCGGTACGCGCTTCTTTTCGAGGTTTGCTTCAGGACTTTTCTTTAATTCCATGTGTTCCGTTTTTTACAGACTCAGCGAAAATAGTAAAGTTTGAATACTTAATCGACGAGAGTCCTAATTTTTAACTTTCTATGTTTATCAACTATTGTGCCTGATCTTTTATTTCAAAGAGAAAGTTACAGGCATAACGAAGCTCACGCTGACAGGCCGACCTTGATGAAATCCAGGATTCCACTTCGGCATGGCTTCGACGGCTTTGATTGCTTCTTCGTCCAAGCCGCCTCCTACTTTTCTCATCACCTTGATATCAGTTATAGTCCCATCCTTTCTAACGGTAAACCCCACATGAACTTTACCCGAAATACCAGCGCGTTTTGCCATCTGAGGGTAAACTACTTGATTTTGGAGAAAAGCGACTCTCGCTGAATCACCGCCCGGGAACTCAGGCATAACGTCTGCAATAAATATAGGCTCTTCATCAATTGCTGGCTCAGGCAATCGAGCAATATCCTTAAATATTGGTTCATTTCCGAGGTCAGGAAACTTCAATACTTTTTTCAAAGGAACAGTTTCGTCGTATTTAAATCGATCGATTATGGTTTTAGCCAGATCATGTTTCACCTCTTCTTTTTTCTCAACAGGTTTTTCCTTTTCTCTGAAAGAAGGTGGAATTATTGTCGCCTCGAATATTGAGACTTCCAGTGTGCAATCTGGTGTGGAAGACCTTTCATCGACGGGTGTTCGCCATTCGAAAGCCGATAAGACAATGGCGCAAGCAACGGCAAGGCCTAAGAGAAAAAAGGTCGGTTTGTTGCGTTCGAGTTCTACCTCGCGCGATTTTTTAGTCTGCATAGTACACGGTTTTTTAAACAGAAAAACCGCCTTGTGGCCACTCAGCTTTTTTATCTGCGGAGTTTATTGAATAGCCAAATTGCAAAGACTGTGCCTAAGGCTGAACCTATTGTATCTGCTACGAAATCGAGTACACTGGCAAACCTAGTTGGAAAAGCTACGCCCTGGAGAATTTCAGTTGCACCACCGTAAAATGCGCCAACTAAAAAAACTGCCAAAAGCGACTTTTTGGTCAGGTGATCTTGTCGTTTGATCAATCCCCAAACTATCAAAATAGCCAATAAACCGAATACTGCTACATGTGCGAGCTTATCTTCAATATCAATGGCCCAAAAGTCTATGTCAGGAAGATCCTTTCCCGGAAGGGACATCAATAAAAGAATAAAGGCGGCCCATGAAAGAGCCGCCCAATATGCTTTAAGAAAAGAAGGTTTTTTAAGCCGTGTGCGATTTGTAGGCATCAGCGTCCAAGAGTTCTGATAGGTCTGGTTCACCCTCAAATTCGATTTTGATCATCCATCCTTTTCCGTAGGGATCTTCATTTACCAATTCAGGATTTGATTCAAGTTCTTTGTTGAACTCAATGACCTTCCCTGTCATTGGCATAAACAGGTCGGAAACGGTTTTGACCGCCTCAATTGTTCCGAATACTTCTCCTGATTCCAAATCCTCTCCTTCGGTCTCAATTTCGACGAATACGATATCACCCAATTCGCCTTGAGCAAAGTCAGTAATTCCAATTGTGGCTGTATTGCCTTCAATTTTGATCCATTCGTGGTCTTCTGTGTATTTTAATTCAGCAGGAAAATTCATTATACCTTGTTTATTGAGTCAATGTAAAGCGCAAAGATACTCCGGTGTTTATGTTTGATGTAGGGAATGAAATGGAAACTTTCGGTTTATTGATCTGGTGATCATAAAAGGCTCTGATATTCAGTCGGTCTGAGATCACATAATCGATAGCCGTTTTTATCGAAATCAGATTTTGACCTGAAGTAATTTGATTTGTTCCCTCTTGCATTCTTCTTGCAATGACTTCAGTGTCACGAATACTTAGGTCAAATCTCACATTAAGGTCACTCTTTCTCTTTTTTCCAGCCAGCTTAATTTCTACATCAGGAAAGCGATATCCAAGTCCCAAAACAATTTCATCACTTCTATTCTCTGTAAGCTGGAAATTAGTCGTGCTGAAAGCCAAGACTCTGTTCTTGTTGATCTCGAAATTGGTGATCAGCGAGTTTTGCCAAGTCATATCTATTCTAATCAACGGACTTAGCTGTTCGCTTATAGTTATGGCATTGATCTGATTCTCGGCAATAAAGTTTTCTTCAATGGAATTGTCTCGAGCAGGTGTACCATCAGAGTTTGTTCCCGCAGCGAGGTTGGTCGTGAAATTACTGATACTAAATGTACTGCGGTAAGCATGAGAGATATTTACTGTTCTGAAAATCTTCTTTAGTGCAGGAATCTTTGAAAGACCGTCATAGTTGACAGACCAATTTGGATTTCTGATTGCATCCCAAAGGGAATAATCGCTCACGAAGAAATTTACACTCTGTGCATCCTGCCCGGTGTAAGCTGCCACAAATGCCGCTATAACCACTTGCTGTGAGGAGGGGCCAAAACCATCCGCATATGCTCCTTCAAGACCCGAATTTGGTTCTGAAAACCCTGTTTCTCTTGCAAGTCGATTGGATATTTCAGGTCTGATATCAAGGAAAGTCTGGAAAACGGGACTAAGATTATTGACATCCTTTGTCCACAGCGTGCTCCAAGCATTCAAGGTAGTACTGAAACTTCCGGTCTTGAATTGACTCTCTTCTAAATACTGCTGCAGATCAGGGTTGTATCTGAAAAAAGATCCGTCATTATCCGAACGACTCCTTTGTGCGGTCAATTCGATTCTCAAATTGGGTAGTGGTTCAAGGTTAAGCCTCAAGTTGAAATCCTCTGTGTACGTTTGGAGATACTGCTGGTTGATAAACTCGTTTTCTACAAGCCACCCCTTTAGGGCTGCTTGCTGATTAAAATTATCTATTTGGTGTCCAAATACGAAGTCTACACCCGGAGCATTAAACCCTGGGTCCATACCAATGATATTGGATGTCCGGTTGTATCCCGGAAGCATCGTTCCTTCATTTTGGCTGTAGACGACACTCAAGTTTTTGACGCTCATCAACAACTTGGCGAAATAATCCAGCACAGTTATGGTGTTTTCGTCTTTTTCTTTTTTCTCAGGTTCTTCCTCCTCTCCGTCCTTCTTTTCTTTTTCTGCTTCATTTCGGCTTGACCCTCGCGACAGTGACCTACCACCGCCTCTACCCTGTCGCTGGAATTTTCGATTTACGTTTTTGAAATAGTCAATCTTATTGTAAAGAGACAGGAAGTTTAACTGACCATTAATAGAGATATTCCTAGAGTTCTGAATGACATTACCCAAGGTGTCTTGAGAGAATGGTGCGCGCTGCCAATTGTAACTTCCGCTATACCTTAAATCAGTAGTTACCCAATCTAGAATTGGAATTTTGTTGATGGGCACTCGGTAGTTGGCAGAGAAATTTTGATTAAAGGTTACGTTATCACCGAAGCTAGTAATACTCCTCCAGATTGTATCACGGTATTGATTGTATGATTCTCTTTCCCCTTTATCAACTCTGCCTTGGGGTTCATCAATAAAGGAAAGATTATTGGCACTATATGTTAATCGGATGGATTGTGTGAGGTCATGCTGAACATCGTAAATCCGATTCCAGTTGAAAGTTTTG comes from Cryomorphaceae bacterium 1068 and encodes:
- a CDS encoding aldehyde dehydrogenase family protein, which codes for MAKKETTSSEGIAVMKTYKLYIGGAFPRTESGRFYPVRNSSDKLIANMCLSSRKDFRNAVVAARKAQGGWAAKSAYNRSQIIYRIAEMLQQKKELFVKEMKDLGYTEKRAHQEFSASVHYLVHYAGWCDKYVQVFSSVNPVASSHFNFSVPEPTGVVASFASNTSALLGFLEAFIPAICGGNTAIVLASEDLSTCAISMAEVIATSDVPGGVVNVLTGNRKELLPHFASHMDVNAFVIWDAASEDSIAIGQYASDNVKRTKFYNSEAKASQSPQRIMDLQEIKTTWHPIESVSGSGSGY
- a CDS encoding aldehyde dehydrogenase family protein; this translates as MAKTKKDISWDLSPAPESTGHVTIDKRYDLFINGKFVPPSSKKYFKTINPATEESLSEIALAGEKDVDKAVKAARKAYDTTWSKISAAERGKYIYRIARLMQERAREFAVIESLDGGKPIRESRDVDVPLAAAHFFYHAGWADKLDYAFANSSPTSIGVVGQIIPWNFPLLMAAWKLAPALACGNTVVLKPAETTSLTAMKLAELIRDAGLPDGVVNIVTGAGETGKALVEHPDVDKIAFTGSTEVGKMIRRSLAGTSTRLTLELGGKAANIVFEDAAIDQAVEGIVNGIYFNQGHVCCAGSRLFVEENVADEVIRKLKHRMNQLIVGDPMDKNTDVGAINSKGQLQTIEKYLKAGEKDGFEMYQSQVAVPKKGYWCKPTLFTNVSQSSIISKEEIFGPVLAMQTFRTIDEVIDKSNNTPYGLSAGVWTDKGSKIFNLTSRLKAGIVWANTFNKFDPTSPFGGYKESGFGREGGIHGLSAYLNLQE
- the deoC gene encoding deoxyribose-phosphate aldolase, which gives rise to MAKSTFSLSNIRRKAIDQVGVEERCARFQSRSIKTDAKKQGLKMALNMIDLTTLEGKDTEGKVRQLCHKAAHLHHSLPDLPHVAAVCVYPTFVKLAKSLVAHKGIKVASVSTAFPSGQSFLKYKLDETKEAVAEGADEIDMVISRGRFHQGDYAYVFDEISAVKEACGKARLKVILETGELGNLDAVYFASQIAISAGADFIKTSTGKISPAATLPVTLVMLEAIRDHYHATGKMVGMKPAGGISNSKLALHYLIMVKETLGEAWLTNEWFRFGASSLANDLLKQLVKQETGIYQSANYFALD
- a CDS encoding energy transducer TonB → MELKKSPEANLEKKRVPLIIIGLLFSLALVLVAFEWKAYETEVKDLGELELDLIEEEIIPISQQQPPPPPPPPAPTTVIEIVEDEEEIEEELVIEDLEVDEDTEIEFIEEAEEEVVEEQIFTIVEEMPSFPGGEAALMKYLGKNIKYPAIAKDAGIQGTVYVTFVVNEQGSVKDVKVLRSIGGGCDEEAIRVVESMPKWSPGKQRGKSVKVQYNLPIRFTLR
- a CDS encoding energy transducer TonB; protein product: MQTKKSREVELERNKPTFFLLGLAVACAIVLSAFEWRTPVDERSSTPDCTLEVSIFEATIIPPSFREKEKPVEKKEEVKHDLAKTIIDRFKYDETVPLKKVLKFPDLGNEPIFKDIARLPEPAIDEEPIFIADVMPEFPGGDSARVAFLQNQVVYPQMAKRAGISGKVHVGFTVRKDGTITDIKVMRKVGGGLDEEAIKAVEAMPKWNPGFHQGRPVSVSFVMPVTFSLK
- a CDS encoding VanZ family protein: MSLPGKDLPDIDFWAIDIEDKLAHVAVFGLLAILIVWGLIKRQDHLTKKSLLAVFLVGAFYGGATEILQGVAFPTRFASVLDFVADTIGSALGTVFAIWLFNKLRR
- the gcvH gene encoding glycine cleavage system protein GcvH encodes the protein MNFPAELKYTEDHEWIKIEGNTATIGITDFAQGELGDIVFVEIETEGEDLESGEVFGTIEAVKTVSDLFMPMTGKVIEFNKELESNPELVNEDPYGKGWMIKIEFEGEPDLSELLDADAYKSHTA